A stretch of Kaistella flava (ex Peng et al. 2021) DNA encodes these proteins:
- the sbcD gene encoding exonuclease SbcCD subunit D → MKIMHTADWHLGKRLDRFSRLEEQVLVLNEIIEIADQQNVDLVLVAGDLFDNFNPGVDAIELFYKTLKRLSLNGKRPVIAISGNHDSPSLIDAPDPLARECGIILIGHPNAKVHPFELENFRISNSTNGFLELELKSFDFPVRILHTPYATEVRLKEYFGENKEDALNQVLAGNWATIADEFCDEKGVNLLMAHLYMNKKGSAILEEPDGEKPIKIGNADLIFSETIPPQIQYTALGHLHGFQNIGTKEKPVVYSSSPLCYSFSEAGQTKYVSIIDAEPNKEVSFDKIALKNGKPLFRKTFDSVEKTIDWLTENPDSLVELTLESETFLKAEERKLIYQSHGGIVHLIPKVKNQEFTENQVHEINLDQDIQSLFKDYFKSKNSGQQPNEDLLNLFNEILNANS, encoded by the coding sequence ATGAAAATTATGCATACCGCCGATTGGCATTTGGGTAAACGATTGGACCGCTTTTCACGTCTGGAAGAGCAGGTTTTAGTATTGAATGAAATTATTGAAATTGCGGATCAACAGAACGTAGATTTGGTTCTGGTTGCCGGTGATTTGTTTGATAATTTTAATCCAGGTGTCGACGCGATTGAACTTTTTTATAAAACTTTAAAACGGTTATCATTAAATGGTAAACGTCCTGTTATCGCGATTTCCGGAAATCATGATTCTCCCAGTTTAATCGATGCTCCGGATCCTTTGGCGCGTGAATGTGGCATTATTCTCATTGGACATCCGAATGCTAAAGTCCATCCTTTCGAACTTGAAAATTTTAGAATATCCAATTCTACAAATGGTTTCCTGGAATTAGAACTGAAAAGTTTTGATTTCCCAGTCCGTATTTTGCATACTCCTTACGCTACTGAAGTTCGGTTAAAAGAATATTTTGGTGAAAATAAAGAAGATGCACTCAACCAAGTTTTAGCTGGAAATTGGGCAACGATTGCAGATGAATTTTGTGATGAAAAAGGAGTTAATCTTTTGATGGCTCATTTATATATGAATAAAAAAGGGTCAGCGATTTTGGAAGAACCAGACGGCGAAAAACCGATAAAAATAGGTAATGCTGATTTGATTTTTTCAGAGACGATTCCGCCGCAAATTCAATATACCGCTTTGGGACATCTCCACGGTTTTCAAAATATTGGAACTAAGGAGAAACCGGTCGTTTATTCCTCGTCGCCGTTGTGCTACAGTTTTAGTGAAGCCGGACAGACGAAATATGTTTCCATTATCGACGCTGAGCCGAATAAAGAAGTTTCATTTGATAAAATTGCTTTAAAAAATGGAAAACCTTTGTTTAGAAAAACTTTTGATTCAGTTGAAAAAACAATTGATTGGCTGACTGAAAATCCAGATTCTCTGGTTGAATTAACTTTGGAAAGTGAAACCTTTTTGAAAGCGGAAGAACGCAAACTCATTTATCAGTCGCATGGCGGAATTGTTCATTTGATTCCTAAAGTTAAAAATCAGGAGTTTACTGAAAATCAGGTGCACGAAATTAATCTCGATCAAGATATTCAGTCTTTGTTTAAAGATTATTTTAAATCTAAAAACAGCGGTCAACAGCCTAACGAAGACCTTCTTAATTTATTTAATGAAATTTTAAATGCTAATTCATGA
- a CDS encoding type II toxin-antitoxin system HigA family antitoxin, translating into MKIKPIKTEQHYFEALERLEEIFDAKENTPDGDEAEILSLIIDNFENEHYPIEAPDPIEAIRIRMEEMDLKQKDMVEIIGSKSKTSEVLNRKKRLTLDMIRNLQEKLNLSASLLIKNYPIKN; encoded by the coding sequence ATGAAAATAAAACCGATAAAAACAGAACAACATTATTTCGAAGCATTAGAAAGATTAGAAGAAATTTTTGATGCAAAAGAAAATACACCAGATGGTGATGAAGCTGAAATTTTATCTTTAATTATTGATAATTTTGAGAACGAACATTACCCAATCGAAGCACCTGATCCAATTGAAGCCATTAGAATCCGTATGGAAGAAATGGATTTAAAACAAAAAGACATGGTTGAAATCATCGGCTCAAAAAGTAAAACTTCAGAAGTCTTGAACCGTAAAAAAAGACTAACACTTGACATGATTAGAAATTTACAGGAAAAACTAAATCTATCTGCCTCTCTTTTAATTAAAAACTATCCAATTAAAAACTGA
- a CDS encoding L-threonylcarbamoyladenylate synthase produces the protein MAKILKIYPDNPQENLLDEVVRTLKNGGIIIYPSDTVYALGCNIFDIRAMEKLAQIKKIKLDKAHFSIICNDLSHLSEFSRPIDTSTFRYLKNNIPGPFTFILEANKSLPLAYKGNKTVGIRVPDHIIPQMIVEKLGHPIASTSIKDDDEVIEYSTDPELIAEKYDNLVDIVIDCGYGDNVASTIVDLTSGEPEILRQGKGIL, from the coding sequence ATGGCAAAAATTCTAAAAATTTATCCGGACAATCCACAAGAAAACCTCCTGGACGAGGTCGTTCGCACGTTAAAAAATGGTGGAATAATTATTTACCCTTCCGATACGGTTTATGCGTTGGGTTGCAATATTTTTGATATCCGAGCAATGGAAAAACTCGCACAAATCAAAAAAATCAAGTTAGATAAAGCCCACTTTTCAATCATCTGTAACGATTTAAGTCATCTGTCCGAATTTTCACGACCGATTGACACCAGTACTTTCAGATATTTGAAGAATAATATTCCCGGACCTTTTACTTTTATTTTAGAAGCCAACAAAAGTTTACCACTCGCCTACAAAGGAAATAAGACGGTCGGAATTCGCGTTCCTGATCATATTATTCCGCAAATGATTGTCGAGAAATTAGGACATCCAATTGCGTCCACGTCGATTAAAGATGATGATGAAGTCATCGAATACTCCACCGATCCCGAATTGATTGCCGAGAAATACGATAACCTGGTGGATATTGTCATCGACTGCGGTTATGGCGATAACGTCGCTTCTACCATTGTGGATTTAACCAGTGGCGAACCGGAAATTCTTCGTCAGGGTAAAGGCATTCTTTAA
- a CDS encoding glycoside hydrolase family 10 protein, translated as MKYSFAKASAIVLIFLLFISSCSTKKPISKSTGNKPKVTQQIPKTEPQKPKADNQKPTEKLALPEVNREFRAAWIATVANINWPSKNNLTTQQQKDEAIKILDLLKDANFNAVIFQARPSGDALYKSDLEPWSYFLTGSIGKAPTPFYDPLEFWIAEAHKRGMELHVWLNPYRAHHTTGGPITSESLVKKMPDQIIKLKNGMYWMDPSDEKVQDHTSKVIKDLVKRYDIDAIHIDDYFYPYREYNGGKDFPDNRTWNIYQNSGGNLSRADWRRANVNKFIKRIHDEIKAEKSYVQFGISPFGIWKPGFPEGIKGSSQYDELYADAKLWLNQGWLDYFSPQLYWKNDGPQSFPALLKWWESENTQKRHLYPGLNTIGLNGVSDRPTEIVSQINTTRSLLKNGAGTIHYSVDGLSKSPAMYNAVKNAYQTQALIPTSPWIKSKALNKPNLFVDNNGNSINVKWNSTDDKNVFQWILYVKNGDTWETQILEKDTVSKNLPLTKNGKKLNTIAIKSVDRLGNESDYEAKKL; from the coding sequence ATGAAATATTCATTTGCGAAAGCATCCGCGATAGTACTTATCTTTCTACTTTTCATTTCCTCTTGTTCGACTAAAAAACCGATTTCAAAATCTACCGGCAACAAACCAAAAGTAACTCAGCAAATCCCAAAGACTGAACCACAAAAGCCAAAAGCTGATAATCAAAAACCCACGGAAAAATTGGCTTTACCAGAAGTCAATCGGGAATTTCGGGCTGCCTGGATTGCAACGGTAGCAAATATCAACTGGCCTTCAAAAAATAATTTAACGACTCAACAACAAAAAGACGAGGCGATTAAAATTTTAGACCTGTTGAAAGACGCCAATTTCAACGCGGTGATTTTTCAAGCTCGTCCGTCTGGAGATGCCTTATACAAAAGTGATTTAGAACCTTGGTCTTATTTCTTGACCGGCTCAATTGGCAAAGCTCCTACTCCTTTTTATGATCCATTAGAATTTTGGATTGCTGAAGCTCATAAAAGAGGAATGGAATTGCATGTTTGGTTAAATCCGTACCGCGCTCATCACACCACGGGTGGACCGATTACGAGTGAATCTTTGGTTAAAAAAATGCCGGATCAAATCATTAAACTTAAGAACGGAATGTATTGGATGGATCCATCTGATGAAAAAGTACAGGATCATACTTCAAAAGTGATTAAGGATTTAGTAAAAAGATATGATATTGATGCGATTCATATTGATGATTATTTTTATCCTTACAGAGAATATAATGGAGGTAAAGATTTCCCGGATAACAGAACCTGGAATATTTATCAGAATTCAGGTGGAAACCTTTCCAGAGCTGATTGGAGAAGAGCTAACGTGAATAAATTTATCAAAAGAATTCACGATGAAATAAAAGCTGAAAAAAGTTACGTCCAATTTGGAATTAGTCCGTTTGGAATTTGGAAACCTGGATTTCCGGAAGGAATTAAAGGTTCTTCACAATACGATGAATTATACGCCGATGCCAAATTATGGTTGAACCAAGGTTGGCTGGATTATTTCTCACCCCAACTCTACTGGAAAAACGACGGTCCGCAAAGTTTCCCTGCCTTATTGAAATGGTGGGAAAGTGAAAACACGCAGAAACGTCATCTTTATCCAGGCCTAAATACCATTGGTTTAAACGGAGTTTCGGATCGTCCGACAGAAATTGTGAGTCAAATTAACACGACAAGATCTCTGTTGAAAAACGGAGCGGGAACGATTCATTACAGCGTCGACGGATTATCGAAAAGTCCTGCGATGTACAACGCGGTGAAAAATGCCTATCAAACACAAGCCTTGATTCCTACATCTCCTTGGATTAAATCAAAAGCTTTAAATAAGCCAAATCTTTTTGTTGACAACAACGGTAATTCAATCAACGTAAAATGGAATTCGACAGATGATAAAAATGTTTTTCAATGGATTTTATATGTGAAAAATGGCGACACTTGGGAAACTCAAATTTTAGAAAAAGATACTGTTTCTAAGAATTTACCTTTAACTAAAAATGGTAAAAAATTGAATACAATTGCAATAAAATCGGTGGACCGTTTAGGGAACGAAAGTGACTACGAGGCTAAGAAATTATAA
- a CDS encoding transposase has protein sequence MLNETEVLKFLLPEFLIDHFEIVKFEEINKVVHLYFEEKNTIPKEFTSLTLQSKGFLPEITVDDFPLRGKSVKLHIKRRRWTDVKSGDIIQRDWNLIAKGTRMTQDFAEFLKKISRY, from the coding sequence ATGTTAAACGAAACAGAAGTTCTCAAATTTTTACTACCTGAATTTTTAATTGATCATTTTGAAATTGTGAAATTTGAAGAAATAAATAAAGTTGTGCATCTTTATTTTGAAGAAAAAAATACGATTCCCAAAGAATTTACGTCCCTTACTTTGCAATCAAAGGGTTTTCTGCCCGAAATAACGGTAGATGATTTTCCGCTGCGTGGAAAGTCTGTAAAACTCCATATCAAACGCCGAAGATGGACAGATGTGAAATCGGGAGACATTATTCAAAGAGATTGGAATCTCATCGCTAAAGGAACTCGCATGACACAGGATTTTGCAGAGTTCTTAAAAAAAATCAGCCGATACTAA
- a CDS encoding AAA family ATPase — MIPIQLTLEGLYSYQERQTIDFKSLTEAGLFGIFGSVGSGKSSILEAITFALYGETERLHSRDKRAYNMMNLKSNRFFIEFDFYNFENKKFRAIREFERNSKNFEDVKPYDVTFYEWKENRWEPLPHVNTKEIINLTYENFKRTIIIPQGQFKEFLELKATDRTNMMKEIFNLSKFDLQGNVSTLNAKNKSDLDQLEGQLKGFEEINEEQISVQKENLILQQKKFEKVKNEFSQIEKKYQLQKNLKIDFELLNQKQESFKKLSLEKTDIDLLEKQTERFDQVFRLFNPLISEKNKLQKEIEFKKKEQKNQGEILAETEAKFNLLKKDIEAILPQYEVLDQSKIQENDLSLLLQMLQFSDEIKILKERTEKGSEKVKEVTENQKVFKEKIEVLVKNSEFLKSQRLDAQLLLNVGNWFSKKKNLAETLQIQNKKITDFKLEIEKVLEELKPFNINLESFKNDFELKNETLEIQKKLLSEKRNHLQVQQQLSHFSTELHDGESCPLCGALEHPNVVEFEDVQIELATTLKQIEEVENQQKEIQKSMSEIEKILDRKKFFESQLKAEEETFNQLNTEVENHQSHFRWKEFNSEKENDFELKRNQSFDLEKQIEEVSKTISQEQNNLEKERESLEKFNKALEDFKLKEKEVETKFQTNQSNLKNLSWANFQGKSFEEVEESYQNLSKSNLKTEQDYQSLMKQEKELSPKFAEQKTISEQLGKRISELEKEISENGTVLIQYLEAHQFNDLKEVETILGQEINVQNNRNQVQKFKIDFETLKNGVDELALKLKDFSFDEAQFAALETQFKSGENDLKIANDNVVKLASEIDRLEKEFKKKEELLKELSKLQKRADHLKTMTNLFKGAGFVQYVSSIYLRQLCDHANIRFHRMTRNQLSLQLNENNDFEIVDFLNEGRSRSVKTLSGGQAFQVSLSLALALAESVQSNAQAEKNFFFIDEGFGTQDLESVNVVFETLTNLQKENRIVGIISHVEELKEKMPISLNVIKDEERGSLIT; from the coding sequence ATGATTCCAATTCAACTCACGCTCGAAGGTTTATATTCTTATCAGGAAAGACAAACAATCGATTTTAAAAGTCTTACGGAAGCAGGTCTTTTTGGGATTTTCGGATCAGTCGGTTCAGGAAAGTCATCGATTTTGGAGGCGATTACTTTTGCTTTATATGGCGAAACAGAACGTCTGCATTCGAGAGATAAACGGGCGTATAATATGATGAATTTGAAATCAAACCGTTTTTTTATTGAATTTGATTTCTACAATTTTGAAAATAAAAAATTTCGTGCAATAAGAGAGTTTGAACGAAATTCTAAAAACTTTGAAGATGTGAAACCGTACGATGTTACTTTCTATGAGTGGAAAGAAAATCGTTGGGAACCTTTGCCACACGTAAATACAAAAGAAATAATTAATCTTACGTACGAAAATTTTAAACGCACGATTATTATTCCACAAGGTCAGTTCAAAGAGTTTCTGGAGTTAAAAGCGACGGATCGGACCAATATGATGAAAGAGATTTTCAACCTATCTAAATTTGATCTTCAGGGAAATGTTTCTACTTTAAATGCGAAAAATAAATCTGATCTTGATCAACTGGAAGGTCAGTTGAAAGGTTTTGAAGAAATCAATGAAGAACAAATTTCGGTTCAGAAAGAAAATTTGATTTTACAGCAGAAAAAATTTGAGAAAGTAAAAAATGAATTCAGTCAAATTGAGAAAAAATACCAGCTTCAAAAAAACCTTAAAATAGATTTTGAACTGTTAAATCAAAAGCAGGAAAGCTTTAAAAAACTTTCGCTTGAAAAAACGGATATTGATTTATTAGAGAAACAAACGGAGCGGTTTGATCAAGTTTTCAGATTGTTTAATCCTTTAATTAGCGAGAAAAATAAACTTCAAAAAGAAATTGAATTCAAGAAAAAAGAGCAGAAAAATCAAGGTGAAATTTTAGCAGAAACAGAAGCGAAATTTAATTTGTTAAAAAAAGATATTGAAGCGATTTTGCCTCAATATGAAGTTTTGGATCAATCTAAAATTCAGGAAAATGATTTGAGTTTGCTGCTTCAAATGTTGCAGTTTTCAGATGAAATTAAAATTCTGAAAGAGCGAACTGAAAAAGGTTCTGAAAAAGTAAAAGAAGTTACTGAAAATCAAAAAGTATTTAAAGAGAAAATTGAAGTTCTGGTAAAAAATTCAGAGTTTTTGAAATCTCAAAGATTAGATGCTCAATTATTATTGAATGTCGGTAACTGGTTTTCTAAAAAGAAAAATTTAGCAGAAACGCTTCAAATTCAAAATAAAAAAATTACCGATTTTAAATTAGAGATCGAGAAAGTTTTAGAAGAACTGAAACCTTTTAATATCAATCTAGAAAGTTTTAAAAATGATTTTGAATTAAAGAATGAAACTTTGGAAATTCAGAAAAAATTACTATCAGAAAAGAGGAATCACTTGCAGGTTCAGCAACAATTATCACATTTTTCGACTGAACTTCATGACGGAGAATCTTGTCCGCTTTGTGGTGCTTTGGAACATCCAAATGTGGTTGAATTTGAAGATGTACAAATTGAATTGGCGACCACTTTAAAGCAAATTGAAGAAGTTGAAAATCAGCAGAAAGAGATTCAAAAAAGCATGTCTGAAATCGAAAAGATTCTGGACAGAAAAAAGTTCTTTGAAAGTCAATTGAAAGCCGAAGAAGAAACTTTTAATCAATTAAACACTGAAGTTGAAAATCATCAAAGTCACTTTAGGTGGAAAGAATTTAATTCAGAAAAAGAAAATGATTTTGAACTGAAAAGAAACCAATCTTTTGACCTCGAAAAACAGATTGAAGAAGTAAGTAAAACAATTTCTCAGGAACAGAATAACCTGGAAAAAGAGCGTGAAAGTTTGGAGAAATTTAATAAAGCTTTAGAAGATTTTAAATTAAAGGAAAAGGAAGTTGAGACGAAATTTCAAACCAATCAGTCTAATTTAAAGAACTTATCGTGGGCAAATTTTCAGGGAAAATCTTTTGAAGAAGTAGAAGAAAGTTATCAGAACTTATCCAAATCAAATTTGAAAACTGAGCAAGATTATCAATCTTTAATGAAGCAGGAAAAAGAGCTTTCACCGAAATTCGCCGAGCAGAAAACAATTTCTGAGCAATTGGGAAAACGAATTTCTGAACTTGAAAAAGAGATTTCAGAAAATGGAACTGTTTTAATTCAATATTTAGAAGCACATCAATTCAATGATTTAAAGGAAGTTGAAACGATTTTAGGTCAAGAAATCAATGTTCAAAATAATAGAAATCAGGTTCAGAAATTTAAGATTGATTTTGAAACTTTAAAAAATGGAGTGGACGAATTAGCTTTAAAACTAAAAGATTTCTCTTTTGATGAAGCTCAGTTTGCTGCGTTGGAAACTCAATTTAAATCGGGCGAAAATGATTTAAAAATCGCCAATGATAATGTCGTAAAACTCGCTTCTGAAATCGACAGACTTGAAAAAGAATTTAAGAAAAAAGAAGAACTTTTAAAAGAATTATCAAAACTTCAAAAGCGTGCAGATCATTTGAAAACGATGACCAATCTCTTTAAAGGAGCTGGTTTTGTGCAATATGTTTCTTCGATTTATTTGCGTCAATTGTGTGATCATGCGAATATTCGTTTTCACCGAATGACTCGAAATCAACTGAGTCTTCAATTGAATGAAAATAATGATTTTGAAATTGTAGATTTTCTAAATGAAGGCCGAAGTAGAAGTGTGAAAACTTTGTCCGGTGGTCAAGCTTTTCAGGTTTCTTTAAGTCTGGCTTTGGCTTTGGCAGAAAGCGTTCAGTCGAATGCACAAGCGGAAAAGAATTTCTTTTTTATCGATGAAGGTTTCGGAACTCAGGATTTGGAATCGGTAAATGTCGTTTTTGAAACCTTGACCAATTTGCAAAAAGAAAATAGAATTGTCGGAATTATTTCCCACGTCGAAGAACTGAAAGAGAAGATGCCGATTTCGCTAAATGTTATTAAAGATGAAGAGAGAGGAAGTTTGATTACATAG